The Leptolyngbya sp. CCY15150 nucleotide sequence GTGCGGCCGGGCGAGGTGGCCGCGATCGCCGAATATCCTCCAACACCTCACTAGCCGTGGCGTAGCGACGGCTCAGGGATCGTTCTAATAATCGGTTTAGCACCCGCATTAGGCGATCGCTCACCGGCTGGGGCAGATACTGCGACCACACCCAACCATCATCACTGACGCTGTACAGATCAAAGGGATGCTGATCCGTCAGCAGATGAACACAGGTGACCCCGAGACTGTAGAGATCACTGGCGAACACGGCTTTACCTAGGGCCTGCTCTGGCGCTGCATAGCCCGCACTGCCGATCACTGTGCCGGTGCGGGCCAGGGCCGTACCCGTGGCATATTTCGATGCGCCAAAATCGACTAAGGCGAGGTGGCGATCGCCCGTGCGGATAATATTGGCCGGCTTAAGATCTCGGTGGATCACCCGAGCGCTGTGGATAAAATCCAGAACCGGCAGCAAGGATTTCAGTACATACCACACCTGGGATTCCCGCAGCGGCCCCTGCTCTTTCAGCACCTGTTCCAAATCCTGCCCGTCAATAAACTCCTGCACCAGGTAGTAATACCCCGCCTGCTCCACCTGGGCTAGGAATTTGGGAATCTGCGGATGATCGCCCAATTCCGCCAACCGAGCCGCTTCCTCCTGGAAGAGCATGGCCGCCTGCTCCGCATAGTCGCGCCCCTGCAACTGCGGCAAAAACTGCTTCACCACACAGCGATCGCGCCCCGGTAGGGTCTCATCCACGGCCAAAAAGGTCGCCCCAAAGCCCCCCTGCCGCAGCGGTCGCAGCAACCGGAAGCGATCGCCCAACATCAGCGCCGTACCGCAGGCATCACAATGCAGCCCATGGCGATCATTTTGGGGACTGGGGCAAACCGGGTTGGGACAATAGCTCATGCCGTGGTGACATCTAGACTATGTTCATCTTAGTGGGCTCTGTGGAATCACAGTCTATGGATACCACCCCACCCGTATTCCCTTCGCCCGCAAAGTATCCGATAGCGTTGCGCCTAGAACAACCTGAACAGCTATGACAGAAGGAGCTGCAAAAACTTCAGGTCAAGCCAGCGATCGAACTTATAGCCAACTTGAGGAAAATGGGCCACTTCTTGAAAGCCAAAACAGCGATGTAGCCGCAGACTGGCTTCATTGTTGGCATCAATGCCCGCCACCATGGCATGGATGTTCATGGCTCGCGCCGCTTCAATCAGGGGCTTCATTAACTGTTTACCCACACCCCGGCCGCGATCGCTGGCGGCGACATAGATCGATAGCTCCACGGTGTATTGATAGGCGGCCCAGGCGCGAAAGGGGCCAAAGGAACTGAAACCCACAACCCTTCCTTGGCGTTCTGCCACAAAAATGGGAAAGCCTTGGTCTACTTTGGCGGCATACCAAGCCTGGCGCATGGCTAGGGTATGGGGCTCATAGTCGTAGGAGGCGGTGGTATGTAAGACGGCATCGTTATAGATCTCCAAAATATCGGGGAGATCGGCGTCAGTCGCGGAGCGGAGGGTCACCTGATCCATGCAAGTCTCTGTTCTTAAATCCAGATGCCACCCTACACAAAAATGCGATCGCGAATAGTGTTTTGGCTTACCCTGATCTAGACCGCTCGCAGGGGGAGTGAGCAAGTCCTACGCCGCATCGTCAAGACAAGAGGGGAAGTTGTTGGTCGGGCGGTTGGTAGCCCAGATGCTGCCAGGCGGCGCGGGTGGCAATGCGGCCGCGGGGGGTGCGGTTGAGGTAGCCGATTTGCAAGAGGTAGGGTTCATAAACTTCTTCGATGGTTTGGGCATCTTCGCCGGTGGCAGCGGCTAGGGTATCGAGACCCACCGGGCCGCCGCCAAAGTTTTCGATCATCATCGATAGCAAGCGTCGGTCTGTCCAGTCTAGACCGCAGGGATCGACGTTAAATAGCTCCAAGGCTTCCGCCGCGATCGCTTCGGTGACTTCCGAGCCCGATGCTTTCACCTCTAGATAATCCCGCACCCGTCGCAGCAGGCGGTTGGCAATCCGCGGTGTACCCCGTGCCCGGCGGGCAATTTCGGCCGCCCCCTCAGGGGTAACGGCGGTGGTGAGAATGGTGGCGGTGCGCTGGACAATCTCGGTCAGTTCTTCAACGGTATAGAACCGGAGCCGTTGGACGAGGCCGAAGCGATCGCGTAGGGGCGACGACAGGGCCCCCACTCGTGTAGTTGCGCCTACCAAGGTGAAGCGCTGTAGGGGAATACTGCGGGTGCGAGCGCTTTGCCCTTTGCCCACGGTGATATCTAGGCGAAAGTCTTCCATGGCTGGATAGAGAATTTCTTCTGTGACCCTAGGCAGGCGATGGATTTCATCGATAAACAAAATGTCGCCGGGTTTCAGGTTAATCAACAGGCCGACAATATCGCGGGGACGCTCTAGGGCTGGGGCGGTGGTGATCTTGCAGCCCACTTTCATTTCGCTAGACAAAATCAAGGCCATGGTGGTCTTTCCCAATCCAGGCGGCCCGTAGAGCAATAGATGATCCAAGGACTCTTGACGTGACTGGGCGGCTTTGATGGCAATGTCTAACACGTCTTTCAAGGACGATTGCCCGATGTAGTCGCCAATGCGCTGAGGTCGCAGGGATTCTTCTGCCTTGCCCGTTTCTTGCACTTGGGCATCGGGCTGCAGCAAGGCCGCTTCAGGCGGACGAGGCACCCGAGGGGCGATCGCTTTTGGATCGGGGCTGTCTGATCCAGGCTGGTTGGGATCGGGTTGCTTGGAGGAAATAATGGCCATAGGAACGCTCCCAGAAGGGCGATCGCACATCACGTTCCTTTGTACTATACCATCGTGCCCCATCCGGTATGTGTCAACGTGGGGTCGATAGCGTTGTGGCTTCAGAAGCCCCTGTTGTTGGGGATTTGATAAACACCGTCAGTTTTTTATTCATGTTTAGTGTCTTTTGCAGATCTTTGTTTCCTAATTTGATCCCACCGAAATTCTCTCCAGACCACATCCCAATCAGAAGTTTTTTCGTGGCATAAAATTTTTGGAAAAAAGTCTATACATGTATGATCATAATAACTTTTTTCGTATATGTTTCGGTTGCTTAGGTAGTGTTTCAATGCTAGTGGG carries:
- the ruvB gene encoding Holliday junction branch migration DNA helicase RuvB translates to MAIISSKQPDPNQPGSDSPDPKAIAPRVPRPPEAALLQPDAQVQETGKAEESLRPQRIGDYIGQSSLKDVLDIAIKAAQSRQESLDHLLLYGPPGLGKTTMALILSSEMKVGCKITTAPALERPRDIVGLLINLKPGDILFIDEIHRLPRVTEEILYPAMEDFRLDITVGKGQSARTRSIPLQRFTLVGATTRVGALSSPLRDRFGLVQRLRFYTVEELTEIVQRTATILTTAVTPEGAAEIARRARGTPRIANRLLRRVRDYLEVKASGSEVTEAIAAEALELFNVDPCGLDWTDRRLLSMMIENFGGGPVGLDTLAAATGEDAQTIEEVYEPYLLQIGYLNRTPRGRIATRAAWQHLGYQPPDQQLPLLS
- a CDS encoding GNAT family N-acetyltransferase, coding for MDQVTLRSATDADLPDILEIYNDAVLHTTASYDYEPHTLAMRQAWYAAKVDQGFPIFVAERQGRVVGFSSFGPFRAWAAYQYTVELSIYVAASDRGRGVGKQLMKPLIEAARAMNIHAMVAGIDANNEASLRLHRCFGFQEVAHFPQVGYKFDRWLDLKFLQLLLS